In Streptomyces rapamycinicus NRRL 5491, the genomic stretch CCCTGCACGACGTTGACACGATCGTCTTCGACATCCTGGGCACCCTCGTGGACGACACCGCGGGCCTGCGCGCCGCCCTGGCCGAGCTTGTCCCCGACCCCGGGCGGGTCGACGACCTGGTCACACTCTGGGGTCGCCACATCTCCACCGAGCACCGCCGGATCGTCGACCTCGAGCGGGCCTATGTGCCCGGCGCGGTGCTGGACCGCGAGGCCGCGCAGGTGGTCGTCGACGCCACGGGTCTGTCCGACCCGGCCGTCGTCGACACGCTGGTCCGCGCCGCCCGGCAGCGGCCCGCCTGGCCGGACTCCGCGGACGCGCTGGCCCGGCTCGGCGCCGACCACGAGCTGATCGGCCTGTCCAACGCGGATGTGACGGCACTGCTGCGGATGAACGCGGCCGCCGGTCTGCGCTGGCACACTGCGCTGTCCACACAGGCCGTCGGCACCTACAAGCCCGACCCGGCCGTGTACCAACTGGCGATCGACTGCGCGGGCGGGTCCCCGGACCGGATGCTGATGGTTGCCGCGCACGCCTGGGACCTGCGCGGCGCGCAGGCGATCGGCCTGCGTACCGCCTACCTCGAGCGGCCCGGCGGCGACCCGCCCGCCGCCGGGGACCGGTTCGACATGCACCTGGGCTCGCTCGCCGAGCTGACTGGCACCCCGCGCCCCTGACGTGATCCGGAGCCGCTGGGGGGGTCGTCACGACCCCGTCGGCCGGCTGCGATGTGCAGCAGGGACGAAGGCGAAAAGAGGGGAAGCTCACCACGACAGAATCTCCGAAACCGCCGAAAGCACCCGCCATGACTCCCCAGCAACTCCTTGAGCGTGCCCAGCGCCTGGCCGACGCAGGCGGCCGCCGCCTGCTCGGCATCGCCGGACCGCCCGGGGCCGGTAAGACCACCCTCGCCGCGTACCTGGTCGACGCCCTCGGCGCCGACCGGGCCGCCCTGGTGCCGATGGACGGCTTCCACCTCGCCGACGCCGAACTGCGCCGACTCGGCCTGATCAGCCGCAAGGGCGCACCGGAGACCTTCGACCCGTACGGCTACACCGCACTGCTGCGGCGGCTGCGGGCGCCGCGCACCGGGGAGGTCGTCTACGCGCCGGGGTTCGACCGCGAGCTCGAGCAGCCGGTCGCGGGCTCCATCCCGGTAGCGCCGGAGATCCCGCTGGTGATCACCGAGGGGAACTACCTGCTGCTCGACGAGGCGCCCTGGCTCCCGGTCCGCGAACTGCTGGACGAGACCTGGTGGGTCGACCTGGACACCGAGGAGCGGGTGCGCCGGCTGATCGACCGCCATGAGCGGTTCGGCAAGCCGCGCGAGGAGGCCGAGCGCTTCGTCCTCAGCTCCGACGAGGCCAACGCCCGGCTGGTCGCCCCCGGGCGGGCGGCCGCCGACTTCGTGGTCGGGGACCGATGATGACCGGCGCCCCGAATCTCGGAGCCGTCGACTGGTCCCTGCTCACCGTCTCCTTCGGCGCGATCACCGCCATCGGCCTGATCACCAAGCGGGCCGGCCACACCACCGGTGACTTCTTCCTCGCCGGGCGCTCAATGCCCAACCCTGGGCCCCCGCCCCGCCGGCCGGGGCCGGAGCCGGGGGCCACGCACGGGGCTTGGGCCGGGGCTGGGGGGCCGCGGCCGGGAGCCGCGGCCTCGGCGCGGCAGGGGTGGGTGGACGTCGAACTGGGCGTCCTCGGACCCCTGGACCCGGAGATCCGAAGCCGACCGCTCACCCGGATGACGATGGCCGGCATCGCCCGCGGCGGTCATCCCCTCTTCGACGGGCGGATCGACGCCCGCCGTTACGCCGCCGCCGACCACATCGGTATCTCCCGGCACGGCAAGCGCCTCGGCCCCATTGACAGCGCACTCGCCGAACGCGGACTGCGGCGCCGGATCGCGGTCGTCGTACCCAGCCACACGAGCGCGATGATGCTCGCCCGGGACACCGACCTCGTCGCACTCACCCTGGGCGACTGGCTCCCCGACGCCACCTCGGCCCTGGGGCTGCGCACCTTCGCCATCCCCTCGACCTGGCACCCGTCGACCTCGCCATGGCCTGGCACCCCCGCAACTCGGCCGACCCGGGGCACCGCTGGTTCCGCGACCACCTGGCGGCCACCGTCCTCGCCCCGTCGGCCACGGACCCAGGCCGATCAGGCACGGGAGACGGCCGCGCCGGGTGAGCCTCAGGCACGGCGGCGACGACTCCAGGTCAGCCGCCGGGCTGCTCCCCGCGGTTCAGCCGCTGGGCCACCTCGGTCGCCCAGTACGTGAGGATCATTCCCGCGCCCGCGCGCCGCACCGAGGTCAGCGTCTCCATGATGGCGCGGTCGCGGTCGATCCAGCCGTTGGCCGCGGCCGCCTCGACCATCGCGTACTCACCGGAGATCTGGTACGCGGCCACCGGCACGTCCACGGCGTCGGCGATCTGCCGCAGGATGTCCAGGTACGGCAGGGCCGGCTTGACCATGACCATGTCCGCGCCCTCGGCCAGGTCCAGCTCCAGCTCGCGCAGCGACTCGCGGGCGTTGGCCGGGTCCTGCTGGTAGGTCTTGCGGTCGCCCTTCAGCGAGGAGCCCACCGCCTCGCGGAACGGGCCGTAGAAGGCGGAGGCGTACTTCGCGGTGTAGGCGAGGATCGAGATGTCCTGGTGCCCGGCGCCGTCCAGTGCCTCGCGGACCACCCCGACCTGCCCGTCCATCATTCCGCTGGGGCCCACCGTGTGGACGCCCGCGTCGGCCTGGGCGCGCGCCATCTCCGCGTACCGCTCCAGCGTGGCGTCGTTGTCGATCCGGCCCTCGGCGTCCAGGACCCCGCAGTGGCCGTGGTCGGTGTGCTCGTCCAGACAGAGGTCGGACATGATCACGAGGTCGTCGCCGACCTCGGCGCGCACATCGCGGATCGCCACCTGGAGGATCCCGTCCGGGTCCGTGCCGGGGGTGCCGACCGCGTCCTTCTTGGACTCCTCCGGCACCCCGAAGAGCATGATCCCGCCGAGCCCCGCGGCGACCGCCTCGGCCGCCGCCTTCCGCAGCGTGTCCCGGGTGTGCTGGACCACGCCCGGCATCGACTGGAGCGGCACCGGCTCAGTCACGCCCTCGCGGATGAACGCGGGCAGGATCAGCTCGGCCGGGTGCAGCCGGGTCTCCGCGACCATGCGCCGCATCGCGGGCGTGGTGCGCAGCCGGCGCGGCCGCGTACCGGGGAAGCTGCCGTACGAGATGCTCAAGAGCGTGCCCTCCTTCGCGAACCAGGCCGTCGCTCGCTCGGGCGGGTGACCGGCTCCCCGGCCTCGATCGCGGCCTGCCGCCGCGCCGCCCCGAAGTCCGCGAGCG encodes the following:
- a CDS encoding haloacid dehalogenase type II: MPPLHDVDTIVFDILGTLVDDTAGLRAALAELVPDPGRVDDLVTLWGRHISTEHRRIVDLERAYVPGAVLDREAAQVVVDATGLSDPAVVDTLVRAARQRPAWPDSADALARLGADHELIGLSNADVTALLRMNAAAGLRWHTALSTQAVGTYKPDPAVYQLAIDCAGGSPDRMLMVAAHAWDLRGAQAIGLRTAYLERPGGDPPAAGDRFDMHLGSLAELTGTPRP
- the hemB gene encoding porphobilinogen synthase encodes the protein MRRMVAETRLHPAELILPAFIREGVTEPVPLQSMPGVVQHTRDTLRKAAAEAVAAGLGGIMLFGVPEESKKDAVGTPGTDPDGILQVAIRDVRAEVGDDLVIMSDLCLDEHTDHGHCGVLDAEGRIDNDATLERYAEMARAQADAGVHTVGPSGMMDGQVGVVREALDGAGHQDISILAYTAKYASAFYGPFREAVGSSLKGDRKTYQQDPANARESLRELELDLAEGADMVMVKPALPYLDILRQIADAVDVPVAAYQISGEYAMVEAAAANGWIDRDRAIMETLTSVRRAGAGMILTYWATEVAQRLNRGEQPGG
- a CDS encoding nucleoside/nucleotide kinase family protein: MTPQQLLERAQRLADAGGRRLLGIAGPPGAGKTTLAAYLVDALGADRAALVPMDGFHLADAELRRLGLISRKGAPETFDPYGYTALLRRLRAPRTGEVVYAPGFDRELEQPVAGSIPVAPEIPLVITEGNYLLLDEAPWLPVRELLDETWWVDLDTEERVRRLIDRHERFGKPREEAERFVLSSDEANARLVAPGRAAADFVVGDR
- a CDS encoding LysR substrate-binding domain-containing protein, with the protein product MTGAPNLGAVDWSLLTVSFGAITAIGLITKRAGHTTGDFFLAGRSMPNPGPPPRRPGPEPGATHGAWAGAGGPRPGAAASARQGWVDVELGVLGPLDPEIRSRPLTRMTMAGIARGGHPLFDGRIDARRYAAADHIGISRHGKRLGPIDSALAERGLRRRIAVVVPSHTSAMMLARDTDLVALTLGDWLPDATSALGLRTFAIPSTWHPSTSPWPGTPATRPTRGTAGSATTWRPPSSPRRPRTQADQARETAAPGEPQARRRRLQVSRRAAPRGSAAGPPRSPST